One Tenacibaculum sp. MAR_2010_89 DNA window includes the following coding sequences:
- the rplT gene encoding 50S ribosomal protein L20 has product MPRSVNSVASRNRRKKILKQAKGYFGRRKNVYTVAKNAVEKGMLYSYRDRKNNKRNFRSLWIQRINAGARQFGMSYSQFMGKVKANEIELNRKVLADLAMNNPEAFKAIVEKIK; this is encoded by the coding sequence ATGCCAAGATCAGTAAATTCAGTAGCTTCAAGAAATAGAAGAAAAAAAATCTTGAAGCAAGCAAAAGGTTACTTTGGACGTAGAAAGAACGTTTATACAGTAGCAAAAAATGCGGTTGAAAAGGGAATGTTATATTCTTACAGAGACCGTAAAAACAATAAGAGAAACTTCCGTTCATTATGGATTCAACGTATTAACGCTGGAGCTCGTCAGTTCGGAATGTCTTACTCACAGTTTATGGGTAAAGTAAAAGCTAATGAAATTGAGTTAAACCGTAAGGTTTTAGCTGATTTAGCTATGAACAACCCAGAAGCTTTCAAGGCCATTGTAGAGAAAATAAAATAA
- the rpmI gene encoding 50S ribosomal protein L35: MPKIKTKSSAKKRFKLTGSGKIKRKHAFKSHILTKKSKKRKLALTHAALVHKSDEANIKQQLVLK; encoded by the coding sequence ATGCCTAAAATTAAAACAAAATCTAGTGCCAAGAAACGTTTCAAGTTAACTGGTTCTGGGAAAATCAAAAGAAAGCACGCGTTTAAGAGTCACATCTTAACAAAGAAGTCTAAAAAACGTAAGCTTGCATTAACACATGCTGCATTAGTACACAAGTCTGATGAAGCTAACATTAAGCAACAATTAGTTTTAAAATAA
- the infC gene encoding translation initiation factor IF-3, with protein MKEDQHRINEKIRYVEEVRLVGDNIEVGVYPLAKAKEIAKEQELDLVEISPKAVPPVCKVIDYKKYLYEQKKREKALKSKATKVTVKEIRFGPQTDEHDYEFKKKHAIKFLQDGAKLKAFVFFKGRSIVFKEQGQILLLKLAQELEEYGKVEQMPKLEGKRMIMFIAPKKTK; from the coding sequence ATTAAAGAAGATCAACATAGAATTAATGAAAAAATTAGGTATGTTGAGGAAGTTCGTCTAGTAGGCGATAACATTGAAGTAGGTGTGTACCCTTTAGCAAAAGCAAAAGAAATTGCTAAAGAACAAGAGTTAGATTTAGTTGAAATTTCACCTAAAGCTGTACCTCCTGTTTGTAAGGTTATTGATTACAAGAAGTATTTGTATGAGCAGAAAAAACGTGAAAAAGCCTTAAAATCAAAAGCAACGAAAGTTACTGTTAAGGAAATTCGTTTTGGACCTCAAACAGATGAACATGATTATGAGTTTAAAAAGAAGCATGCTATAAAATTTTTACAAGATGGAGCAAAACTAAAAGCATTCGTGTTTTTCAAGGGACGTTCTATCGTGTTTAAAGAGCAAGGGCAAATTTTATTATTAAAATTAGCACAAGAGCTTGAAGAGTATGGAAAGGTTGAGCAAATGCCAAAACTTGAAGGTAAACGTATGATTATGTTTATTGCTCCTAAGAAAACGAAATAA
- a CDS encoding Lrp/AsnC family transcriptional regulator produces MIHLDPIDLKIIEELQKDGKQSIKQLSQKINLSITPTHERIKKIEASGIIEKYVAIVNPELLGKNLIVYCQVTLVQHEDNAFKKFEDYVNSISKILEVSYIAGSFDILLKIILKDMNEYQNFVLKEMSQLEIISNIQSSFVIKQIKNDTLISVI; encoded by the coding sequence ATGATTCACTTAGATCCTATAGACTTAAAAATAATAGAGGAGTTACAAAAAGATGGAAAACAATCTATAAAACAACTTTCTCAAAAAATAAACCTTTCCATTACTCCAACTCATGAGCGAATAAAAAAAATTGAAGCTAGTGGAATTATAGAAAAATATGTTGCAATAGTTAATCCTGAATTACTTGGGAAAAATTTAATTGTTTATTGTCAAGTTACATTAGTACAACATGAAGACAATGCATTTAAAAAATTTGAAGACTATGTTAATTCTATATCTAAAATTCTTGAAGTTTCATACATAGCTGGAAGTTTTGATATTCTTTTAAAAATCATATTAAAAGATATGAATGAATACCAAAATTTTGTTTTGAAAGAAATGTCACAATTAGAAATCATATCTAATATTCAAAGTTCTTTTGTTATAAAACAAATAAAAAATGACACTTTGATAAGTGTCATTTAA
- a CDS encoding histidine decarboxylase, which produces MKGLENIYKRIKDSSDKFLGYPLAKDFTFSEFAPFLDLCINNVGDPEAKSTLTIDTKEVEKKCISFFADILSTTVNDVWGYVTNGGTEGNLYGLYLARECYPDAVVYYSESTHYSVKKNLHLLNMRNIVVRSQENGEIDYEDLEQILTIHRDKPAVFFLNVGTTMTEAVDDLEKIKTIIKKYAIKDYYIHCDAAFLGTIAPFVEPKPKFDFSEGVDSISISGHKFIGGPIPCGIVMCKRAHRNRVANSISYVGTLDTTITGSRNGLTPLFLWSFIEKHGKDGLKRRVCESQELAAYTERKLNEIGVNAWRNKEALTVVFDKPSKKVCEKYQLASEEAIAHIICVPGIKKERIDSLLFDLENEKKEKENLVLLEV; this is translated from the coding sequence ATGAAGGGTTTAGAAAATATATATAAGAGAATTAAGGATAGTTCTGATAAATTTTTAGGGTATCCATTAGCAAAGGATTTTACATTTAGTGAATTTGCACCATTTTTAGACCTTTGTATAAACAACGTTGGAGACCCAGAAGCTAAGTCTACATTAACAATTGACACGAAAGAAGTAGAGAAAAAATGTATTTCGTTCTTCGCAGATATATTATCTACAACAGTAAATGATGTTTGGGGGTATGTTACTAATGGAGGTACAGAAGGTAATTTGTATGGTTTATATCTAGCTAGGGAGTGTTATCCAGATGCCGTTGTTTACTATAGTGAATCTACACATTATAGCGTAAAGAAAAATCTTCACTTATTAAACATGAGAAACATTGTTGTTAGAAGTCAAGAGAACGGTGAAATTGATTACGAAGATTTAGAACAGATTTTAACTATTCATAGAGATAAACCAGCAGTTTTTTTCTTGAATGTTGGAACAACTATGACAGAAGCTGTAGATGATTTAGAAAAAATAAAAACAATAATAAAAAAATACGCAATTAAAGATTATTATATTCATTGTGATGCAGCATTTTTAGGAACAATAGCCCCATTTGTTGAGCCAAAACCTAAGTTTGATTTTTCTGAAGGTGTAGATAGTATTTCTATTTCTGGGCATAAATTTATTGGAGGGCCAATTCCATGTGGAATAGTAATGTGTAAAAGAGCTCATAGAAACAGGGTAGCAAACTCCATATCTTATGTAGGTACTTTAGACACAACTATTACAGGGTCAAGAAATGGATTAACACCATTATTTTTATGGTCATTTATTGAAAAACATGGTAAAGACGGATTAAAAAGAAGGGTATGTGAATCACAAGAACTAGCAGCATACACCGAACGAAAATTAAATGAAATAGGAGTTAATGCTTGGAGAAATAAAGAAGCACTAACAGTTGTTTTTGATAAGCCATCTAAAAAAGTGTGTGAAAAATATCAATTAGCATCAGAGGAAGCAATAGCTCACATTATATGTGTACCAGGTATTAAAAAGGAACGAATAGATTCATTACTTTTTGATTTGGAAAATGAGAAGAAAGAAAAAGAAAATTTAGTTTTACTAGAAGTTTAA